The following proteins are encoded in a genomic region of Synechococcus sp. CBW1002:
- a CDS encoding ISAs1 family transposase, which yields MLLTVKSNQKTLYRQIGCQFQGKRHIPFTATDHEKRHGRDTVWELRAREAPEHIKANWPGSAWIVEVITGTLTRKGKRKIRHHLFLTSVRTTPQALLRLIRQRWSIENEWHWARDVQLGEDAHRYANRIGAPVFAFLRTIVMNLLRRGGYRSIRQGLRELAYDIKGMLALGGVASRGSLG from the coding sequence GTGCTCCTGACCGTCAAATCGAACCAGAAGACCCTCTACCGCCAGATCGGCTGCCAGTTCCAGGGAAAGCGTCACATCCCTTTCACTGCAACAGATCACGAGAAGCGCCACGGGCGCGACACCGTCTGGGAACTGCGAGCCAGAGAGGCACCGGAGCACATCAAAGCCAACTGGCCCGGCAGCGCCTGGATCGTTGAGGTGATCACAGGCACCCTCACCCGCAAGGGCAAGCGCAAGATCAGGCACCACCTGTTCCTCACCAGCGTGCGCACCACGCCACAAGCCCTGCTGCGCCTGATCCGTCAGCGCTGGAGCATTGAGAACGAATGGCACTGGGCCCGTGACGTCCAGCTGGGTGAGGACGCTCATCGCTACGCCAACCGGATCGGGGCCCCGGTGTTCGCCTTCCTGCGAACCATCGTGATGAACTTGCTGCGGCGGGGCGGCTACCGCTCGATCCGCCAAGGCCTGCGGGAGTTGGCCTACGACATCAAGGGAATGCTGGCACTTGGCGGCGTGGCCAGCCGAGGGAGCTTGGGCTGA
- a CDS encoding amidohydrolase family protein — protein sequence MDHHRRVIRDGAIAIKTGRIVDVGDRQELQSSYEALNRIDASGRAVIPGLINGHAHIPMTLFRGLADDEDLDDWLQHTIFPAEAMNVDEAFVRCGTRLGLAELIRGGITTVCDMYYYEYAVAEEIAVAGLRGLLGQVLIDFPAPDCTDYTAAMDTLHRFVERWQGHQLIIPAIAPHAPYTGTPEKDSRPIGAGFVRLLRVNQAGKRGDIKSARSQKHGLQMPSGALIADQAIKKL from the coding sequence ATGGACCATCATCGGCGCGTCATTCGAGATGGTGCTATTGCCATCAAGACTGGCCGTATAGTAGACGTGGGAGATCGTCAGGAGCTGCAGTCTTCCTATGAGGCCCTGAATCGTATCGATGCCAGTGGGCGTGCAGTGATACCTGGGCTGATTAATGGGCATGCTCATATTCCAATGACTCTGTTCCGTGGATTGGCGGATGATGAGGATCTTGATGACTGGCTACAACATACGATCTTTCCTGCAGAGGCAATGAATGTGGATGAAGCATTCGTGCGCTGCGGCACACGTCTTGGGCTCGCAGAGCTAATTCGAGGTGGTATCACCACCGTTTGCGATATGTACTACTACGAGTATGCAGTAGCCGAAGAGATAGCGGTCGCGGGATTACGTGGTCTACTTGGTCAGGTTCTTATCGATTTTCCTGCTCCGGATTGTACCGACTACACCGCGGCTATGGACACTCTGCATCGTTTTGTGGAACGTTGGCAAGGTCACCAGTTGATCATACCAGCAATTGCTCCGCATGCCCCTTACACCGGGACTCCTGAAAAAGATTCTCGGCCCATCGGCGCCGGATTCGTCCGTTTGCTTCGCGTTAATCAGGCTGGCAAGCGCGGTGACATCAAGTCGGCCAGATCTCAAAAGCATGGCTTGCAGATGCCCTCAGGCGCTCTGATCGCTGACCAGGCCATAAAAAAGCTGTAG
- a CDS encoding Coq4 family protein produces MRNSLRRELLHFATDLAALVERSEPERGIDLLTRSYKTPAADAARASLRSDPAIAELMKERYWGHWPSQSEFLTLPSGSLGYSYASCLASAGGSILPDPVLQDGSEGDDIWLHQRIRHSHDVWHVVCGCPPTVAGEAAISAVNVVQLRWPGSAMVIGAHLMQHCMTGSVQGQLDVGLAISYGLELGRICAPLLAQRWEEGWDESIEAWRERLGIADIVAASPFHDDFCN; encoded by the coding sequence ATGCGTAATTCTCTTCGCCGCGAGCTGTTGCACTTTGCTACTGATCTAGCAGCTCTGGTAGAGCGTTCTGAACCTGAACGCGGAATCGATCTATTGACTCGCAGCTACAAAACACCTGCGGCAGACGCCGCGCGCGCCTCACTTCGCAGCGATCCAGCAATAGCTGAGCTGATGAAAGAGCGCTACTGGGGGCATTGGCCGAGTCAATCTGAGTTTTTGACGCTACCTTCGGGCAGCCTGGGATATTCTTATGCGAGCTGTCTTGCCAGTGCCGGCGGAAGCATTCTACCCGACCCTGTTCTGCAAGACGGGAGTGAAGGCGATGATATTTGGCTTCACCAACGGATTAGACACTCACACGATGTCTGGCACGTGGTTTGCGGCTGCCCCCCCACGGTAGCTGGGGAAGCGGCGATAAGTGCAGTGAACGTTGTTCAATTGCGCTGGCCAGGCAGCGCCATGGTGATTGGCGCTCACCTAATGCAACACTGCATGACAGGCTCTGTTCAGGGTCAACTTGATGTCGGTCTTGCAATAAGCTATGGTCTTGAGCTCGGACGGATCTGCGCACCACTACTTGCACAACGCTGGGAGGAGGGCTGGGATGAATCTATTGAAGCTTGGCGAGAGCGACTTGGCATTGCGGATATAGTCGCCGCTTCTCCGTTCCACGATGATTTTTGCAATTAG
- a CDS encoding transposase: MSKRRTHSPEFKARVAMEAISGRKTIQEIAADHAVHPIQVSQWKRQLLDGASELFTRGRKSKDKEEGQAKEAELFQQIGRLQMELEWLKKNLSCSDAHELRKLVDHDHPALSISRQCALLGLPRSTLYYRPTPVPESTLRIMARIDSLYLEDPCSGSRRMVDYLARVLVHIGVDFHPEIPMVGVIRLVHLRIRLPCLILG, encoded by the coding sequence ATGAGCAAGCGACGCACCCATAGCCCAGAGTTCAAGGCCCGGGTCGCCATGGAGGCGATCAGTGGACGCAAGACGATCCAAGAGATCGCTGCCGATCACGCTGTTCATCCGATCCAGGTGAGCCAGTGGAAGCGGCAGCTGCTCGATGGCGCCAGCGAGCTGTTCACCCGGGGCAGGAAGAGCAAGGACAAGGAGGAAGGGCAGGCCAAGGAGGCTGAGTTGTTCCAGCAGATCGGCAGGCTGCAGATGGAGCTGGAGTGGCTCAAAAAAAATCTCAGCTGCTCTGACGCCCATGAACTGCGAAAGCTGGTCGATCACGACCATCCTGCGCTCAGCATCAGCCGCCAGTGTGCCCTGCTAGGCCTACCGCGATCCACGCTCTACTACCGACCGACTCCGGTTCCGGAATCAACGCTACGGATCATGGCCAGGATCGATTCCTTGTATCTGGAGGATCCCTGCAGCGGCAGCCGTCGGATGGTGGATTATCTGGCCCGAGTCCTTGTTCACATTGGCGTGGACTTTCATCCCGAAATACCAATGGTTGGCGTTATTCGTCTGGTGCATCTCCGGATCCGGCTTCCCTGCCTTATTCTTGGTTGA
- a CDS encoding transposase — translation MLHIHLLQQWYSLSDPANEEALIEVPTMRHIAGIELISDRIPDETTILTFRHLLEKDGLGEQVFDTVKAHLGARCMTRRQGTIVDTTSSARLVQPRIRQGSRIRRCTRRITPTIGISG, via the coding sequence ATGCTGCACATTCACTTGCTGCAGCAGTGGTATTCCCTAAGCGATCCGGCGAATGAGGAGGCCCTGATCGAGGTACCCACCATGCGTCACATTGCCGGTATCGAGCTGATCAGCGATCGGATTCCGGATGAAACGACGATCCTGACCTTCCGCCATCTGCTGGAGAAGGATGGCCTAGGCGAGCAGGTTTTTGACACCGTGAAGGCCCACCTCGGTGCGCGTTGCATGACGAGGCGGCAAGGCACGATCGTCGATACCACCTCATCGGCGCGCCTAGTTCAACCAAGAATAAGGCAGGGAAGCCGGATCCGGAGATGCACCAGACGAATAACGCCAACCATTGGTATTTCGGGATGA
- a CDS encoding IS5 family transposase, with translation MEETYAPQFSATIGAPAKSVRMAFGALYIKQKLGLTDEETVHQIRENAYIQFFLGFAGYTAKAPFDASMMVHFRKRFSDEDLRRINELVVQRGKEILLEALAQAADDDDHDDRDSSGGGAQLELDALIKPADWPEGKNWGTLTIDASCTPADITYPRDLKLLNEARTTTERVIDDLCSQSSGFRRHRPRYDRGLARAHFLRVAKQKRPRRRKVKAAIKHQLGYVRQNLKAIDALIGCGARLSELKRHWWQKLLACSELERQQGLLLASQTNSIPDRLVNLVQTHIRPMVRGKARAAVEFGAKISVSVQNGFPFLHRISWNPYNEGEDLIAQAEKYKLDTGSYPERICADRIYITAKNRHFCTRNGIRLSGKRLGRPPKDPDVTTAHKHQLRSDQARRNEVEGVFGSGKRKYSLDLIMARLPAGAESSISMAFVVMCAEKVLRLLRLFFVLLFGWIYSFFMAWSAIRAPEGICKPCF, from the coding sequence CTGGAAGAAACCTATGCCCCTCAATTCAGCGCCACAATTGGCGCTCCAGCCAAATCAGTGAGAATGGCCTTTGGTGCTCTCTACATCAAACAGAAGTTAGGGCTCACCGACGAAGAGACAGTCCATCAGATCAGAGAGAACGCCTATATTCAGTTCTTTCTCGGCTTTGCGGGCTACACAGCTAAGGCACCGTTTGATGCCTCGATGATGGTGCACTTTCGCAAGCGTTTTTCTGACGAGGATCTGCGCCGTATCAACGAGCTGGTGGTGCAGCGCGGCAAAGAGATCCTTCTGGAAGCACTTGCTCAGGCAGCAGACGATGACGACCATGATGATCGTGATTCCAGTGGAGGAGGTGCTCAGCTAGAACTTGATGCGTTGATCAAGCCTGCTGACTGGCCAGAAGGAAAGAATTGGGGCACTCTCACGATTGATGCCAGTTGCACTCCAGCCGACATCACCTATCCCAGAGACCTCAAGCTCCTCAACGAGGCTCGCACAACGACCGAGCGAGTCATTGATGATCTGTGCAGTCAGTCATCGGGATTCAGGAGACATCGACCTCGCTACGACCGTGGCCTTGCTCGTGCTCATTTCCTGAGAGTGGCGAAGCAAAAACGACCACGTCGCCGCAAAGTGAAGGCTGCCATTAAACATCAGCTTGGCTATGTGCGGCAGAATCTCAAGGCCATTGATGCTCTGATCGGCTGCGGGGCAAGGCTTTCCGAGCTTAAGAGGCATTGGTGGCAGAAGTTGTTGGCCTGCAGCGAGTTGGAGCGGCAACAGGGCCTTCTGCTCGCCTCTCAGACCAACAGCATTCCAGACCGCCTGGTGAATCTTGTGCAGACCCATATCCGCCCAATGGTGCGAGGCAAAGCACGTGCTGCGGTGGAGTTTGGAGCCAAAATCAGTGTTTCGGTTCAAAACGGCTTTCCGTTCTTGCACCGCATAAGCTGGAACCCCTACAACGAAGGAGAAGACCTTATCGCTCAGGCGGAAAAATACAAGCTGGATACAGGATCTTACCCAGAGCGAATCTGCGCCGACCGGATTTATATCACGGCCAAGAATAGGCATTTCTGCACGAGGAACGGTATTCGCCTCTCCGGCAAGCGATTGGGTCGCCCGCCCAAGGATCCTGATGTCACCACTGCACACAAGCACCAGCTCCGATCTGATCAAGCTCGACGCAATGAAGTGGAAGGCGTCTTTGGCTCTGGAAAGCGCAAGTATTCCCTGGATCTGATCATGGCTCGTCTACCAGCTGGTGCCGAATCCTCCATCTCGATGGCCTTTGTCGTGATGTGCGCGGAAAAGGTCTTGAGGCTGCTGCGCCTCTTTTTTGTCCTTCTTTTTGGGTGGATCTACAGCTTTTTTATGGCCTGGTCAGCGATCAGAGCGCCTGAGGGCATCTGCAAGCCATGCTTTTGA
- a CDS encoding IS110 family transposase — protein sequence MGEPISAGKRRARLKVINPRSAGIDVGSRFHVVAVPVELDPNPVRKFSSFTKDLIALAEWLLAVGISTIAMESTGIYWVPLYEILSGKGIDVFLVNARHAKNVPGRKTDINDAQWLQQLHSYGLVRASFRPDQKITELRSYLRQRDQLVRYRSSHQQHIQKALMLMNLQLHHVVRDISGLTGRRIIDAILSGERDPERLASLRDRRCKESAATIAAALEGNYQDDHLFSLKIAVELFDTYSEKIRACELAAQSLMTELAGSDYQDPGSQPGDWKICGHGFAFNPTHLIQALSGHNLLRLPGLGPTTVLTLISECGLDMKRWPSAQHFVSWLGLSPQNRISGGKVLSSRTRQGTTRAGSAFWMAAVPLGRTNTALGAFQRRLAARAGKSKALIATARKLAILYYKTLRDGLVYQDPGAAAYQEESRDRQIRGLQRRAIALGFQLVASA from the coding sequence ATGGGAGAACCAATTTCAGCAGGCAAGCGCCGAGCTCGTCTGAAAGTCATTAACCCTCGTTCCGCTGGAATTGATGTCGGCAGTAGATTCCACGTTGTTGCTGTTCCTGTCGAGCTTGATCCGAATCCCGTCCGCAAGTTTTCAAGCTTCACAAAGGATCTAATCGCACTCGCCGAATGGCTGCTGGCAGTTGGAATTAGCACCATTGCCATGGAGTCCACTGGAATCTACTGGGTTCCGCTTTACGAGATTCTCTCTGGCAAAGGCATTGACGTCTTTCTTGTTAATGCCAGGCACGCCAAGAATGTTCCGGGCCGCAAGACGGATATCAACGATGCACAATGGCTTCAGCAGCTCCACAGCTACGGCCTGGTGAGAGCAAGCTTTCGTCCAGACCAAAAAATCACAGAACTACGCTCATATCTGCGGCAGCGTGATCAACTTGTTCGATACCGCTCGTCTCATCAGCAACACATCCAGAAGGCGCTGATGCTTATGAATCTTCAGCTTCATCATGTTGTCAGAGATATCAGCGGACTAACCGGTAGGCGAATCATCGATGCCATACTTTCAGGTGAGAGGGACCCCGAAAGACTCGCTTCTCTCCGAGACAGACGCTGCAAGGAGAGCGCGGCAACAATTGCGGCTGCTCTTGAGGGGAACTACCAAGACGATCACTTGTTCTCTTTGAAGATCGCAGTTGAGCTCTTTGACACCTATTCAGAGAAGATCAGGGCCTGCGAGCTTGCGGCACAATCATTGATGACAGAGCTTGCCGGCTCGGACTATCAAGATCCAGGCAGTCAACCTGGGGATTGGAAGATATGCGGACATGGCTTTGCATTTAACCCAACCCACCTAATTCAAGCCTTGTCAGGCCACAATCTTCTAAGGCTTCCGGGATTAGGACCAACAACAGTTCTCACGCTCATTAGTGAGTGTGGGTTGGACATGAAGCGCTGGCCCAGTGCCCAGCATTTTGTGTCATGGCTGGGACTCAGTCCTCAGAACAGGATCTCAGGGGGAAAGGTACTTTCTTCACGAACACGACAGGGCACTACGCGAGCAGGTAGTGCCTTTTGGATGGCTGCCGTACCGCTGGGAAGAACGAATACTGCACTGGGTGCTTTTCAACGTCGTCTGGCAGCACGTGCCGGAAAGAGTAAAGCATTAATTGCTACTGCCCGAAAGCTTGCCATTCTTTACTACAAGACGCTCCGTGATGGTTTGGTATATCAGGATCCCGGTGCTGCCGCATATCAGGAGGAATCAAGGGATCGTCAGATTCGTGGTCTCCAGCGACGCGCCATTGCCCTTGGTTTTCAACTTGTTGCCTCTGCTTGA
- a CDS encoding transposase produces the protein MQPPYDAALREAVRLRMSPPNLESVAEIARDTGITAQTIYNWRSQWQKQGQLVPATNRPPEQWSAADKLAAVIQAAGLNGSELGSFCRERGLYPKQVARWRQAAEDANGPSAPSMADQRELQRKNQELVRRNRQLERELQKKEKALTEAATLLMLSKKFNQIFQPDEDP, from the coding sequence ATGCAACCGCCCTATGACGCCGCTCTGCGGGAAGCCGTCCGCCTGCGGATGAGCCCTCCGAACCTTGAGAGCGTGGCTGAGATCGCCCGCGACACCGGGATCACGGCGCAGACCATCTACAACTGGCGGAGCCAGTGGCAGAAGCAGGGCCAGCTGGTGCCTGCCACGAACCGGCCGCCGGAGCAGTGGAGCGCTGCCGACAAGCTGGCAGCCGTGATCCAGGCCGCAGGACTGAACGGAAGCGAGCTCGGGTCGTTCTGCAGGGAGCGGGGGCTGTACCCCAAGCAGGTTGCCCGTTGGCGCCAGGCCGCCGAGGATGCCAATGGCCCCAGCGCGCCGAGCATGGCTGATCAGCGGGAACTGCAACGCAAGAATCAGGAACTGGTCCGGCGGAATCGCCAGCTGGAGCGTGAATTGCAGAAGAAAGAAAAAGCACTGACAGAAGCGGCGACGTTGTTGATGCTCTCAAAAAAGTTCAACCAGATCTTTCAACCGGACGAGGATCCTTGA
- a CDS encoding helix-turn-helix domain-containing protein, whose product MIPSGDRGAIVALLQEGISRGLSAKAIADLFGLATRTLRRWGLMIRTQGFSCDQRKGASRHVMHRFSEEERQQVLSTVNDPRFADLTPGQIVAILAEEGVYVGSESTIYRIMRQEGLLNHRGRSRPPREPREPPVLEATGIHQVLAWDITLLPGPVKGQFYYLYMVMDGKHSGVGTARGEHRLC is encoded by the coding sequence TTGATTCCGTCTGGCGATCGCGGTGCGATCGTCGCGCTTCTACAGGAAGGCATCAGTCGTGGCCTTTCGGCCAAGGCCATTGCTGATCTTTTCGGCCTGGCGACACGCACGCTGAGGCGATGGGGCTTGATGATTCGGACCCAGGGATTCAGCTGCGATCAACGCAAGGGAGCGTCCAGGCATGTCATGCATCGTTTCAGCGAGGAGGAGCGCCAACAGGTGTTGTCCACTGTCAACGATCCACGCTTTGCCGATCTCACGCCTGGTCAGATCGTGGCGATCCTTGCCGAGGAGGGAGTCTACGTGGGATCGGAGTCAACGATTTACCGCATCATGCGCCAGGAAGGCCTGTTAAATCATCGCGGCAGGAGCCGCCCACCGCGGGAGCCAAGAGAGCCACCCGTGCTGGAGGCAACGGGCATCCATCAAGTGCTGGCCTGGGATATCACCCTGTTGCCGGGGCCTGTGAAGGGTCAATTCTACTACCTTTATATGGTGATGGATGGTAAGCATTCAGGGGTCGGGACAGCACGCGGCGAACATCGTCTCTGCTGA